The stretch of DNA GATCACGTATTAGCACATGTTTTTAGGGTGTCAATTGATCCATTCTTCGGCCGAATGGGTGTATTTAGGCTTTACCAAGGCACGTTAAATATTGGAATGAAATTGTTTGTTGGTCACGGACGCAAGCCCTTTAAAGTGAGCCATTTGGCTAAGCTACAGGGGGATAAACTGATTGATGTTAGCCAAGCCATTCCAGGTGATATCTGCGTGATAGCCAAAATTGATGAACTAGAAGTGGGCGCAGTGTTACATGATAGCCACGATGAAGACGAGTTTCATTTACCTGAAATTAAGCTGCCTCAGCCCATTTTTGGTTTAGCCGTATCACCAAAGCGGCGCGGGGATGAGCAAAAAATCTCCGAAGTGCTGCATAAATTAGTGGCGGAAGATCCCAGCCTTCAGATTAGACGCAGTGAAGCACTGGGACAAACTATTTTACAAGGGCTGGGGGATCTCCATCTGCAAATAGCATTAGAAAAAGCGCAAACCTTGTTTAATGTCGATATGGACACAGATACACCAGCCGTCGCTTATCGAGAAACGATATTGGCAGAGGCTGCAGCCCGTTTTAGGCATAAAAAACAATCAGGTGGTTCGGGGCAGTTTGGCGAAGTTGAACTTAAGGTTGAACCACTGCCGCGGGGGCAAGGGTTTGAATTTGTCAGTAAGGTGGTGGGAGGGACTGTACCGAGTCAATATATACCCGCAGTTGAAAAAGGCGTTCGCGAAGCCATGTTAGCTGGCGCGCTTGGCGGGTTCCCTATGCAGGATATCAAAGTCACGGTATTAGACGGCAAACATCATAATGTTGATTCGAAAGAGATAGCGTTTGTTATGGCGGGTAAGAAAGCCTTCATTGATGCAGTTGCACTGGCACAACCTGTGATTTTAGAGCCTATTGTTGATATGCAGATCTCGGTAGAGCAAAGTCATGTCGGTGAAATCACGGGTGACATGAACGCTTCTAGGGGCATTATTTGTGGCACTCAAGCCAAGGCTAGTGGCATTGTTGTCGTGAGCGTTGAAGCACCACTGGCGAATGTTGGCGATTACTCCACCAGGCTCAAATCGATGACGGGTGGCGATGGTGTCTTTTCGATGAGTTTTAGTCGCTATGGCATTATTCCTGATAAAGCATTTAAGGCTTTGGCGTTAATTGAATAATCAGTATGTTATGTAACATCTTGTGGGGCTGCACGCTATTTTGCGGTATGCCCCTCTGTTGTTTTGCGGTAAAAGAGGCCACAATGATCCTATAAATCACCGTTATTGAGCTGTCGTTGTCTAACTCTAATCCTCCCTGCGTAAACTTGTATTTCTGCCCGTTATCATCTTCATTGATTAAGAGTGAAATAGCGGCGACGGTCCGCTCGTGGTTACCACAAGATGAAATTGACAAGGTCGATCGTTATATTCAGCAAACCGCCAAAGTACAAGGTTTGATGGTTCGCGGATATTTACGCGCATTGTTGTCTCACCATGGAAAATTACAGCCTGATGAGTGGCAATTTGAATATGGTGAAAAAGGTAAACCGCGGTTAACGCAAGCTCAGTTTGAGCGAACAGGAATAGATTTTAATCTTAGCCATAGTGGCGATTGGTTGCTGTTAGCTATCCATCAACAGCCTGTAGAGGACAAGGTTCCATCGACACTGGAGCTGGGAGTCGATATTGAGCGCTGCCGCACAAGTACCAATATCCATTCAATATTAAATCACTACTTCTCTGAGCCAGAAACCGCCGCGTTACTTGCTTTACCCAATGAGTTACAGCGTGATCGCTTCTTTGATTTATGGGCATTGAAAGAGTCTTATATTAAGGCTAAAGGGTTGGGTTTAGCGTTGTCGCTTAAATCGTTTGGCTTTGATTTAAGCACAATGGAGCAGCGTATATTGGCACTTAAATCGAGCGAACACACTAAATTTGGACAGTTAAAATCGGGATTTAGTCAGCAGATGGTGTTCAAGCAGGGGGTTGCTTTACAGCTCTTTAGCAGCAAAACAGAGGTGATGGTTGCTGCTACAAATGACACGCTGGTGGAGGAAGCGGCCAATTGGCATTGTGCTTTGGGACATTTGGATGACGATTATCGCTTTGCTATTAGTGTTAAAGGGCTAAGTTGCCAACACAAACCCATCGAGTATGACGCAGAAATAGCCTCAATTAATGATGTCGTTAAAGCGATGGCTTAGCGCTGGGGAAGCGGTGTCAATATGGCTGATAGAGAAGGGACGCGATATGCGTCCCTTGTGATGTGTTAGCTTTCTTGGCTTGTTATTTCTTAGGTGTTGGCACAATTTCAAATTCTGGATTGAATTCCACCATGCTGCCCGCTATTTTACTAAAGGCTGTTTTGTCGCCTGTAATTTTAGCATCACCCGATGCCAGTAGTGCTTTGAGGGTTGTCTTGCCAAGTAGGATTTGGGTCACGTCTGATTTATTGACGATGAGGTTAGCATCTGCTGTTTGTTCATCATCCACCACATTGTTACTCAAGTTACCGTTGCTAAGCTCAATGTAGAGAATACTTTTGGTATCTGGCGTGATGATGTTCATCTTCACTAGACCGTGTTTCGCTGCTTTTTGGCTATCGATTTTCACGGCTAAAAAATCGAATAAGGTTGGCATATCCATCTCACTAATCACATCTGCTGATGCTGTTTTAGGAGCCCCTTTTTGAATGCCTACACGCAGCTCTTGGGCGCCAGTTAAGTAGATGTTTCTCCAGCCTGCACCTTCAGATTGATAACCTAATTGCTCATAGGTATCGGCTAAAAGTTGTCTTGCTGTATCATTATTAGGATCGGCCATAATGACTTTGTTTAATGCTGTAGCAACAAAGCGATACTCCCCTTGGATGTAGTCACTTTGGGCTCGTTTAACCGTTGCTTCCGCGCCCCCCATATACTCTACAAACTTGGCAGATTCTAACTTTGTTGTTAATGGGTTTAAGTTGGCAGGGTTCATATCAAAGTAACCTAAGTACTTATTGTAAACCGCTTTGGCATTATGGCTATAGGTGCCGTGATAACCGTTGGTGTGCCAGGTTTTATAGACAGTCTCAGGAATAGTCGCTTGTATTGCATCGCCAATATCTTGAATGCCTACGCCATTATTGGCCAGCCTTAAAGTTTGGTTATGTACCAGACCATAATTATCACGTTGTAGGCGCAAGAATTGATTGACCTCTTCATTGCCCCAAACTGGCGCCGAATGTGCAGAAAACAGTACCTCAACTTTGCTGCCAAAGGCAGTGATCATTTCGTTGATATCTTTTGACCATTTTAGTGCGTCACGCACTTTTGCCCCGCGTAAGGTGTAGATGTTATGCATACCTTGGTAGGTCAGTTCGCCGCTCCAAAGTGCATTCTTTGAAGGAATAAAAGTTATCATCTCAGATTCTGCTTCAGTACCTGATGCATCCATAAACACCATTTCAAGCCCATCTATCTTAAGCGTTTCCCATTTGCCTTTGCCATTTAAGGTGTAGTCTGGTGCGACATAGGTGATTTCACCTTTTGATAAACCTTTGCCCAACGCGGCATCGACAATACCGTGGTTATCCTTACCTAAAGTGGCCCCATATTGATAAGCTGCGCGGCGACTCATCGCGTTTCCAGCCAGTACGTTTTCATCAACAATCTCTTTGGTGATGTTGTGTGATCCATAGACTTTCACGTCAGGAAACATCTCTTGAACGCCGCGAGCACCACCAAAGTGGTCAGCATGACTATGAGAATAGATCATGGCTACCACAGGAAGATCACTGCCTTCTGGCAAGTGTTTTAGTGCGAAGGTCAGTGACGCCTTAGCCGCTTCTTTAGTCAGTAATACATCGTAAGCAATCCAACCAGAATCGCCCTTAATGAGAGTTAGGTTTGATAAGTCTGTCCCGCGTACTTGATAGATCCCGTCGCTCACTTTATATAAGCCATTAGGCACCATATTAAGTTGAGCTTGACGATAAAGTGATGGGTTGACCGAATCGGGGGTTTGCTCACCAATAAAGGCAAATTCAGCGCGCAGAATGTCTGCAGTCGCTTTATCAAATTTTGCGATAAGATTCTTAGATGATTGCTCAAATGCGGTGGTATCTGCAAAGTTGAGCGTTTGGGCAATGGCTTGGTTATGCTTAATCGTATCTGCAGTCGCGGCCTTGCCCTCATAGTGCACGGTTATATGGTCGTGTTCATGTTGTGCAGCATTTGCAGTTGAAGACAGGCCCAGTGTTACGCTACTGATGATCGCGATTGTAAGCGGAGATATTTTCATTGTGATTCCTCAAAGGTCGTTCATAGAAGGTTCATAGCAGGCTCTTAGCAGAGTAGGGGAGCCTGAAC from Shewanella sp. Choline-02u-19 encodes:
- the fusA gene encoding elongation factor G; protein product: MAEFNTEQIRNLAVLGHTGSGKSSLLEALLFRANAITLKGRVDKGTNHADFTAQEKSHRHSLEPSFLNLDYANHHINLIDTPGLPDFFGRALLPLPGVESVLLVIHAGVGIETVTKRAFEAARSQGKVVLIAINHIDGNEAGLAELLGNIQQQFGHRCLPINLPNAAADQVVDCYLHCDEQAETAFIGAQAAHDELVDTVLEEDEQLMELYLDQGESLTPEQLHAPLETALRMGHLVPVCFTSAEQDIGIGSLLELLVKLLPNPLEANPPLFVKGFGKDAVPIDVSQSPNDHVLAHVFRVSIDPFFGRMGVFRLYQGTLNIGMKLFVGHGRKPFKVSHLAKLQGDKLIDVSQAIPGDICVIAKIDELEVGAVLHDSHDEDEFHLPEIKLPQPIFGLAVSPKRRGDEQKISEVLHKLVAEDPSLQIRRSEALGQTILQGLGDLHLQIALEKAQTLFNVDMDTDTPAVAYRETILAEAAARFRHKKQSGGSGQFGEVELKVEPLPRGQGFEFVSKVVGGTVPSQYIPAVEKGVREAMLAGALGGFPMQDIKVTVLDGKHHNVDSKEIAFVMAGKKAFIDAVALAQPVILEPIVDMQISVEQSHVGEITGDMNASRGIICGTQAKASGIVVVSVEAPLANVGDYSTRLKSMTGGDGVFSMSFSRYGIIPDKAFKALALIE
- a CDS encoding 4'-phosphopantetheinyl transferase family protein — translated: MSNSNPPCVNLYFCPLSSSLIKSEIAATVRSWLPQDEIDKVDRYIQQTAKVQGLMVRGYLRALLSHHGKLQPDEWQFEYGEKGKPRLTQAQFERTGIDFNLSHSGDWLLLAIHQQPVEDKVPSTLELGVDIERCRTSTNIHSILNHYFSEPETAALLALPNELQRDRFFDLWALKESYIKAKGLGLALSLKSFGFDLSTMEQRILALKSSEHTKFGQLKSGFSQQMVFKQGVALQLFSSKTEVMVAATNDTLVEEAANWHCALGHLDDDYRFAISVKGLSCQHKPIEYDAEIASINDVVKAMA
- a CDS encoding alkyl/aryl-sulfatase, whose amino-acid sequence is MKISPLTIAIISSVTLGLSSTANAAQHEHDHITVHYEGKAATADTIKHNQAIAQTLNFADTTAFEQSSKNLIAKFDKATADILRAEFAFIGEQTPDSVNPSLYRQAQLNMVPNGLYKVSDGIYQVRGTDLSNLTLIKGDSGWIAYDVLLTKEAAKASLTFALKHLPEGSDLPVVAMIYSHSHADHFGGARGVQEMFPDVKVYGSHNITKEIVDENVLAGNAMSRRAAYQYGATLGKDNHGIVDAALGKGLSKGEITYVAPDYTLNGKGKWETLKIDGLEMVFMDASGTEAESEMITFIPSKNALWSGELTYQGMHNIYTLRGAKVRDALKWSKDINEMITAFGSKVEVLFSAHSAPVWGNEEVNQFLRLQRDNYGLVHNQTLRLANNGVGIQDIGDAIQATIPETVYKTWHTNGYHGTYSHNAKAVYNKYLGYFDMNPANLNPLTTKLESAKFVEYMGGAEATVKRAQSDYIQGEYRFVATALNKVIMADPNNDTARQLLADTYEQLGYQSEGAGWRNIYLTGAQELRVGIQKGAPKTASADVISEMDMPTLFDFLAVKIDSQKAAKHGLVKMNIITPDTKSILYIELSNGNLSNNVVDDEQTADANLIVNKSDVTQILLGKTTLKALLASGDAKITGDKTAFSKIAGSMVEFNPEFEIVPTPKK